From Medicago truncatula cultivar Jemalong A17 chromosome 7, MtrunA17r5.0-ANR, whole genome shotgun sequence, a single genomic window includes:
- the LOC11408552 gene encoding uncharacterized protein produces the protein MQILQWLFKKAQEQERKRSTYINEQNGKGNISGLKQDGSYKRTKRFSCSKDGYKNLKIFSLLYRKDIPKACFFRTLSLKRIGISRRHFVYSMKMKKEESSRDEGIVNKTDSTTHGGNKVLPITQEAPLSSSAERNDQCDNTITKDQVKGDRKKPMSRMKELLRWAAASAKTDKGGKFYGRKVLMFRRRGNLKAVQDDDQVSTESPKISFRWDMESCSTTSSAYSAFSMASSTRNGQNQTATSTISIPSSQSGHTTCRRKANWITTDSEFVVLEL, from the exons ATGCAG ATTCTTCAATGGCTCTTTAAAAAGGCACaagaacaagaaagaaagagaagcaCCTATATCAATG aacAAAATGGTAAAGGGAATATTAGTGGACTAAAGCAAGATGGATCATATAAAAGGACAAAGAGGTTTTCATGCAGCAAAGATGGTTACAAGAATTTGAAGATATTCTCTTTACTATATAGAAAAGACATTCCAAAGGCTTGTTTTTTCAGAACCCTTAGCTTAAAGAGAATAGGCATTAGTAGAAGACATTTTGTGTACTCtatgaaaatgaagaaagaagaatCATCTAGAGATGAAGGAATTGTTAACAAGACAGACTCAACAACTCATGGAGGAAACAAGGTTTTGCCTATAACTCAAGAAGCACCATTATCATCTTCAGCTGAAAGAAATGACCAATGTGATAATACAATAACTAAAGATCAAGTTAAAGGTGATAGAAAGAAACCTATGTCTAGAATGAAAGAGTTGCTTAGATGGGCTGCTGCCTCTGCCAAGACAGATAAAGGAGGAAAATTCTATGGAAGAAAG GTTTTAATGTTCCGGAGACGTGGAAACCTGAAAGCAGTTCAAGATGATGATCAAGTTTCAACTGAGTCACCAAAGATCAGTTTCAGATGGGATATGGAAAGCTGTTCCACTACTTCATCTGCCTACTCAGCTTTCTCAATGGCCTCTTCAACAAGAAATGGACAAAACCAAACTGCAACTTCCACCATATCCATCCCTTCTTCACAAAGTGGCCACACCACTTGTAGAAGAAAAGCAAACTGGATCACAACAGACTCTGAAT TTGTGGTGCTGGAA